CGCCACGTTCCGGATCGATTCAGCTCGGCGATGATTTTCGCGGCGGTTTCGCCGGGCGACTCGCTGTCGGGAGCGTTCACCACCGACACGTTCCTACCGACCAGTTCGCCCGGCACGTACCCGAACATCGCGTCGAACCTGGCATTGGTTTGCACGATCGTGCCGTCGGCCGCCCGGATGAGATACACGCCCTCGCTGGTATGCTCGAACACCGTGGAGAAGAAGCGCATTCGCTCCTCGGCCCGCTTGCGTTCGGTGACGTCCTCGTAGACGGCTACGATTTCGCCGGTCGGCAGCTTGTACACGTAGTTCTCACGCCAGCCGGCAATGCGGTCGTCCCTGTAGAGCGAGATCGGGTGGTGCTCGGGCTTCCCGGTCTTCCACACGCGCTGGAACACGTCGAACAAGCCGAGCTCCTTTACGCCGGGGAAGACCTCGGCCACGCTGCGGCCGATAATGTCCTTGCGCTTCACCTTCTCGGTCTGCTCGGCTGCAGGGTTGAAATCCTTGATGACGAAAGTCTGCCCATCTTCGCGTCCCTCGTAGATCGCCACACACGTGCCGATGCTATCAAACAGCTCGTGGAATCGGCTCTCACTCTCATGCCGCAGCTCCTCGGCCCGCCTGCGTTTGGTGATGTCGAGCAAAGTGGTTAACACAACCTGCCTGCCCTCGCGTTCGGCCGGCCACGCGTTCATCAGGCACGTGATGATCGAGCCGCCTTTGTGCTTGAGCGGCACTTCGCGGTCCACTACTTTGCCGTCCCGGCGCAGCGCGGCAAGCACGGCTTCCCGTCCTCCCGGGTCGGCGTACAGTGTGGCGACGTTGAGCCTACTCAGTTCATCGCTGGAGTAACCGAGCAGCGTGCCGAGGAGTCGGTTCGCATCCACTATCTCGCCTTCATACGTGGCGGTGGCAATTGCGGCCGGCGCCTCGTTGAAGAGGAAGCGATACCGGTTTTCGCTGTCAGCCAGGCGGCGCAACACCGGGTCGGTGGCGCGGAAGAAGAGGAAACTGCCGAAGAGGAGAAGGACCAGAGCAACCAGGCCGGCGAGGAGGCCGGCCTGCACGAACGGGGCGCGGACCTCGTCCAGGTCTATCTTCGCCACCGCGCCCCAGCCGTACACCTGCACGGGCTCGTACGCGGCCACTACCCTGGCTCCGCGATAGTCAAGGCCAACCATCGTCCCCGACAAACCGGAAAGAGCGTGCTGCATCGGTGTGCTGATTGCTCGGTCCCAGGCTCTCGCCTTCGGCAGGCCCGCGCCAGGACCCCGGTGACTGAGCAGGTAGTGGACGCTGTCGCCGATGCGTTCGGCAATCTTGAACTCGCCGGTTCGGCTCGCGCGCCCGTACAAGGCGTGCGCTCCGGCGAGTTGTTTCAGGACCGCCTGCCTTGACGCGCCGCGTCCGGTCGATGCGGGCAGGAGGTCGCCGCCTCCTTCCTCGTGGGCCGCAATCTGTTCGATGAGGCGAGCCTGACTCTGAACGTACTCCCGCAGCCGACTGCGAGTCTGGTTCAGCGAGGCGCTGTACAGGATGACAATTGCCAAGAGCGTGGACGCGGCCGTGGTCACGGCCAGTATGGCTACCAGCAGAACGACGTGGCCCTTGCCGGGCCCACGACGTAGGGATGGGCTGGTTCGGACCGGGCCAGTCTCTACCGGCGCCTCAGGACGGTCGAGGCCGGCGCTCGAGTCCGACGCGGGCGAACCGCGTCGTCCAGACATAGCGAGAAGATACACCCGCACGCCGGCCAGTCAAGAGGAGCGAGAAGCGTGAATGGCGAGGCGAGAAGCGCACGAGGAGCGCGAGGTGCGGCGGGCAGGCGGGCAGGGTCAGTCAGACCCGAGGAAAGTCTCGACTGCCGATACGAACTCGCGGGCCTGGTCTATCATGTCTCCGGCCGCGGCCTCGTCGACGTCCATCTCGTAGCTGTAGTCGCCGAGAATCCGCTTGTCGAATGCGTTCAGCAGCCAACGGTGGAGCTTCGGGTCGAGCAAACCAGGTTTCGCCAGATACTCACCGAAGGCCGCGTGAACGCCCGAGTGCTTGCGAAACTGCTGGTCCCTCTCGGCCAGAGCCGCCTCGGCGGCGTAGAACATGGCATAGTAGGCGCGGCCGGCGGCAAAGTCCGGCGCGCCGTCGCGCAGCAACAACCCGGCCGCCCGCAGGGCGCGTCCTGCCTTCACAAGCAGCTTCCTCGTCTCCGGTTTCACGCCGCGATTCCTTCCTTACGGACGTTCTTGACGAAGAAGTCGGTACCCTGGGTCCACGCGCGCCGGCTCAGGAAGACCCGGCTCAGGCTCAGTCCGTGCCGCAGCGAGAGCTCGGAAGCAAGCGACCCGGTGTGGTCCACTTCGCCGGGGTAGTCGGTCACGTCGTCCAGCACTATGAGCA
The DNA window shown above is from candidate division WOR-3 bacterium and carries:
- a CDS encoding HEPN domain-containing protein, encoding MKPETRKLLVKAGRALRAAGLLLRDGAPDFAAGRAYYAMFYAAEAALAERDQQFRKHSGVHAAFGEYLAKPGLLDPKLHRWLLNAFDKRILGDYSYEMDVDEAAAGDMIDQAREFVSAVETFLGSD
- a CDS encoding PAS domain S-box protein, whose amino-acid sequence is MSGRRGSPASDSSAGLDRPEAPVETGPVRTSPSLRRGPGKGHVVLLVAILAVTTAASTLLAIVILYSASLNQTRSRLREYVQSQARLIEQIAAHEEGGGDLLPASTGRGASRQAVLKQLAGAHALYGRASRTGEFKIAERIGDSVHYLLSHRGPGAGLPKARAWDRAISTPMQHALSGLSGTMVGLDYRGARVVAAYEPVQVYGWGAVAKIDLDEVRAPFVQAGLLAGLVALVLLLFGSFLFFRATDPVLRRLADSENRYRFLFNEAPAAIATATYEGEIVDANRLLGTLLGYSSDELSRLNVATLYADPGGREAVLAALRRDGKVVDREVPLKHKGGSIITCLMNAWPAEREGRQVVLTTLLDITKRRRAEELRHESESRFHELFDSIGTCVAIYEGREDGQTFVIKDFNPAAEQTEKVKRKDIIGRSVAEVFPGVKELGLFDVFQRVWKTGKPEHHPISLYRDDRIAGWRENYVYKLPTGEIVAVYEDVTERKRAEERMRFFSTVFEHTSEGVYLIRAADGTIVQTNARFDAMFGYVPGELVGRNVSVVNAPDSESPGETAAKIIAELNRSGTWRGEVRNVKKDGTPFWCEAVVSTYKHPDFGEVWLSVHRDISERKEAEAEEERLNRELAAKAAELEQLIYAASHDLRAPLVTVRGFAGELRKSLEDLAAELKLTESAPKERERLAAVIEQDIPQELKYIEAGAARMDALLAGLLKLSRLGRTTVKIEVVDMGAIVDSVLRSFEFAVREAGAIIDVSDLPRCMGDPTLVSQVVANLVDNAIKYRSPDRPLVLTVSGKLDGKRAVYCVEDNGLGVDGDCVRHVFEPFYQVEPKQGTGEGLGLTIVGKNLARMRGRAWVESEPGRGSRFYIELPAAGKR
- a CDS encoding nucleotidyltransferase domain-containing protein, encoding MSTVNSTVRTPAEVRTILAEFRLGLESLYGDRLGGLYLFGSYARGEAEPGSDLDVLIVLDDVTDYPGEVDHTGSLASELSLRHGLSLSRVFLSRRAWTQGTDFFVKNVRKEGIAA